Below is a genomic region from Methanococcus vannielii SB.
AAATATGCCGCATCAAAAGGAATTGGCGTATTTATAATGGAACCGTTATTGGGCGGTAATCTTTCAAAAAATATCCCAAAAGAAGCAAAAAATATTTTTAATTCATATACTACTAAAAGAACACCTGCAAACTGGGCTTTAAGATGGGTAATAAATCATCCGGAAGTTACCTGTATATTGTCTGGAATGAATACTAAAAATCAGCTAATTGAAAATATTTCTATTTTAAACGAAGTTAGTGAAAGTTCTTTATCAAACGAGGAATTAGGAATTTATGAACAAGTAAAGGAAGTTTATCGAAAACAAATGAAAATAAAATGTACAAAATGTGGATACTGCATGCCTTGCCCATTTGGTGTTGATATTTTGGAATGTTTTTCAATGTACAATCAAAATGCAATGTTTAATGATTCAGCAGTTAAATTTCGTTATCTGATGAATTTAGGGGGAATTATCAGTAATAAACCTTCTCACGCAAAGTTATGTACAAATTGCGGAAAATGTGTTAAAAAATGTCCTCAAAAACTCCCTATTCCTAAACTTCTAAAGGATGTTTCAAGGGAACTTGGTGGAAAAGGGTTTAATTATAAAGTAAGAACGTTAAAACTTATTATGCCGATTTATGATTTAATCACTTCAGTAAAGAATAAGGCATTTAATTAAAATGTTTTTATACTAATAATTTAATTTAAAAAGATAATAATAAGTTAGAGTTTTTCTTTAATATAATCAACAACACCGTCTAACGGAATTCTAAACTGTTCTCTTGAATCTCTTTCCCTAATGGTTACAGTATTATCCTTTAAAGTTTCCCCATCAACCGTTACGCAGAAAGGGGTTCCAATTTCGTCCATTCGCATGTATCTCCGTCCAATTGCACCACTGTCGTCATATTCTGCAATTATCCCGTTTTTTCTAAATTTGTTCTTTAAATTTTCTGCAATTTCGTCCATTCCTTCTTTATTAACGAGTGGGAAAACACCGACCTTTACTGGTGAAACGGTGTTTACAAAAGCAAGAAGGGTTCTATCGTCTTCCTCTTTAAAAGCATGTTCAATTACGCAGTAAGTAATTCTATCAATACCGTATGAAGGTTCAATTACATGTGGAACTATTTTTTCCCCCGTAACATTCTTTTTAACCTTTTTAACAGTCAAGTACTCATTTAACACTTCAAAATCTCTTTTACACGTTTTTAAAATATACTTTTCATTATTTTTGAGTGTTTTAATTAATTCTTCCATTTTGTCATTTGAAAGTTCTTTTAAGGATTCTTCTAATATTTTAGCGTCCCCTTTAAACGTCTTACCAACTAATTTATAGTTTAATTCAATTTCATAAACTTCAATTTCCTTTGATTCATCAAATTCAACAAATACGGATAAATCTTCACCACTGTTTTTCATGTGTGCTCTTAAGTCGTAATCAGTCCTGTCAGCAATACCTACACACTCTATCCAGCCGTATCTGTCAGTATATAATTCTGCATCCCAGCAATCCGCTGCATAATGGGCCATTTCATTTGGAAGGTGCTGCCTGAACCTTAATTTTGTTTCGTCAATTCCAATGTCCATCAAGAACTTTTTAGTAACTGCAATGTAGTATGCAATTGCTTCGTGAGCGATTATTTTATTTTTAACTGCATCACCTAAGCTCATTCTAACGATTTTTTCTTCAGAACTTAAGGATTCGTTCTCTTGGTTTTTACCTGGAAGCAATGGTAAAATCAAGTCTTTTACGCTTTCAAATTTTTCAAAATTCTCTTTTTTCCTTGAATCAATAAAAAATTCTGCTTCAGCTTGGGTAAACTCTCTTAACCTTATCACGCCCTGTCTTGGCGAAATTTCGTTTCTGTATGCCTTACCAATTTGAACAGCACCATATGGAAGTTTATTTCTAAAAAATTGGCTTATTCTTTTAAATTGGATAAATATGCCTTGTGCAGTTTCGGGCCGCATAAATGCCGCTCTTTTTCCGCCTGGGCCAATTGACGTTGCAAACATTAAATTAAACGTATTTACTTCTTTAAATTCCCCACCGCATTTTGGACATTTTATATTATTCTTTTCAATCATTTCTTGGAGTTCGTTTAAGGTTTTACCTTCTGTATCAACTTCTATATTTTCCTCAATAATATGATCAGCCCTAAATGATTCTAAACATGACTTACATTCAACGAGCGGGTCTGTGAAGTTTTCAACGTGGCCGGATGCCTTTAAAACTTCGTAAGGGTTTACTGTGGGGCTATCAATTTCATAAAACCCTTCGTTAATGATATAATGTTTTCTCCACGTGTTTATCACGCTACTTTTTAAAATTGCACCAAGTGGCCCGTAATCAAAAAATCCTGCGATGCCACCATATATTTCAAAAGAGTTCCATAAAAAACCCCTTCTTTTAGTTAAATCTATTATTTTATCGTATTTATCCATTAAATCACCTTATAACACTTAATAAATTATCGTTTTTTCGCTACTTATTCTATCGAGTAAAAATATTAAAAGGGACGATGCTATTAAATCTGCGGTAGTTCCCGGATTTAACTTATTGCCATCTTTAGATAAAAATTTATCGAAATCAATTACATTTTCTTTTGTAAAGTCATTTAAAACCCCTTTAGCTTTTTCTGAAACCATTTTTGAAATGTCTATTCCTTTTTTTCTTGCAATTAGTGTGTCAGGATATTCTGAAAGTAAGTTTATAAATGTCTTAGTTACTGAAAGATTGATATTATTTAGTTCTTCATAGTACTCTTTTATCAAATTATAACCTTTATATGATATTTTAAAATTTTCTGTCCATTCCTTTGAAATATTATCCCAAGAGGAAGATATTTTAAATACATCATAAAGTGTTAGATTTTTATTAATTAATTCTTGTTTGGCATTTTTATTTTTTAAGTCAGGGCCTTCCTTTGGTGAATCGACAAATGCAAGTGCAATTTCAATTGCATCATAAACTGAAATGGCATCATAAACTGAAGTCGACTTTGTAATCAATTTCGTTTCTTTTTTAAGTAAATTTTCGTCAAATTCGCCTATTTTTGATGCGGCAATTGAAATTGGCAAGTGAAGCATTATTATTCCAAGATTAGCGTTAGTTGGAGACCATCGTTTTGATTCAATAACTGCTTTTTTAATGTAATTTCCAATATTGTTTTGATGCATACATGCATCATGGACTACATCTCCAAATGCAATTCCTGAACTTATAAAATGGTGATATTTTATATCGTCGTAATCCCTGTTTTTATGGACGTTTCCAGGTTTAAAACTTCCTACTTCAAAACAGCAAGCAATTTGAGATGCTTTCATGATTTCAAACGGTTTCATATTTTTCACTATTTTACTTTTGATTCTAAATAACTTTTAAATTTGTAAAATGCAAGTTTTCTGTGTGAAATATCACTTTTTTCTTTTGTAGTCATTTCTGCAAAAGTTTTATTCTGCCCTTCTGGGATAAATATGCTGTCATATGCAAATCCAAAACCAGAAGTTTTTATCTCCTTAGAAACGCTTCCAAAAATTTCACCCCTGAATAATTTTAAATCTATACCGTCAAAATAACCAATTATAGTTTTAAAATATGCTTTTCGGTTTTCTTCGTCTTTTAGGAGTTTTAAAATTTTTTCATTTCCAAGTGTTTCCTGAACGTACTTTGAGTATGTTCCAGGAAATCCGTTTAATGATTCTATAAAAAAACCACTATCTTCTACAATTACGGGTTTTTTAATTTTATTATATATTTCTTTTACTCCAACTTTAGAAACTTCTTCAAGAGTGCCTTGAATTTCAGCATATGGAATTTTCAAATGTTCTAATTCGTAACCTTCAAGGCCTTTTAGAATAATATTGGCCTCATTTACTTTGTTCTGGTTTCCAGTTGCAAAATAAATCTTCATAAAACCACCAGAATTAATTTTGGATTTTAACACTAATTCTAACTTGCAACTATTTATATTCTTATAAAAATAATTTTTAACAGGAATTTAAATTAACGGGGGGTTGGAAAATGACTAAAACTACAGCTAGTGAATTAAGTAAATTTGAATTGAACCTTTTATCGGCTTTTGATGGCGTTAACTTGTC
It encodes:
- the glyS gene encoding glycine--tRNA ligase yields the protein MDKYDKIIDLTKRRGFLWNSFEIYGGIAGFFDYGPLGAILKSSVINTWRKHYIINEGFYEIDSPTVNPYEVLKASGHVENFTDPLVECKSCLESFRADHIIEENIEVDTEGKTLNELQEMIEKNNIKCPKCGGEFKEVNTFNLMFATSIGPGGKRAAFMRPETAQGIFIQFKRISQFFRNKLPYGAVQIGKAYRNEISPRQGVIRLREFTQAEAEFFIDSRKKENFEKFESVKDLILPLLPGKNQENESLSSEEKIVRMSLGDAVKNKIIAHEAIAYYIAVTKKFLMDIGIDETKLRFRQHLPNEMAHYAADCWDAELYTDRYGWIECVGIADRTDYDLRAHMKNSGEDLSVFVEFDESKEIEVYEIELNYKLVGKTFKGDAKILEESLKELSNDKMEELIKTLKNNEKYILKTCKRDFEVLNEYLTVKKVKKNVTGEKIVPHVIEPSYGIDRITYCVIEHAFKEEDDRTLLAFVNTVSPVKVGVFPLVNKEGMDEIAENLKNKFRKNGIIAEYDDSGAIGRRYMRMDEIGTPFCVTVDGETLKDNTVTIRERDSREQFRIPLDGVVDYIKEKL
- a CDS encoding XTP/dITP diphosphatase; this translates as MKIYFATGNQNKVNEANIILKGLEGYELEHLKIPYAEIQGTLEEVSKVGVKEIYNKIKKPVIVEDSGFFIESLNGFPGTYSKYVQETLGNEKILKLLKDEENRKAYFKTIIGYFDGIDLKLFRGEIFGSVSKEIKTSGFGFAYDSIFIPEGQNKTFAEMTTKEKSDISHRKLAFYKFKSYLESKVK
- a CDS encoding aldo/keto reductase — encoded protein: MKYRKINKTGDKISVLGFGAMRLPTKNGFIDKESAKELIYYAIENGVSFIDTAFPYHGGFSESFLGEILSNGYRNKVKLSTKLPQWSVKKYEDMEMYLDTQLKNLKTDYIDYYFIHSLSKGSWDKMKNLGVLEFLDDAKKKGKIKNACFSYHDNLETFKEIIDSYNWDACMIQYNYLDEKNQAGKEGLKYAASKGIGVFIMEPLLGGNLSKNIPKEAKNIFNSYTTKRTPANWALRWVINHPEVTCILSGMNTKNQLIENISILNEVSESSLSNEELGIYEQVKEVYRKQMKIKCTKCGYCMPCPFGVDILECFSMYNQNAMFNDSAVKFRYLMNLGGIISNKPSHAKLCTNCGKCVKKCPQKLPIPKLLKDVSRELGGKGFNYKVRTLKLIMPIYDLITSVKNKAFN
- a CDS encoding triphosphoribosyl-dephospho-CoA synthase, producing MKPFEIMKASQIACCFEVGSFKPGNVHKNRDYDDIKYHHFISSGIAFGDVVHDACMHQNNIGNYIKKAVIESKRWSPTNANLGIIMLHLPISIAASKIGEFDENLLKKETKLITKSTSVYDAISVYDAIEIALAFVDSPKEGPDLKNKNAKQELINKNLTLYDVFKISSSWDNISKEWTENFKISYKGYNLIKEYYEELNNINLSVTKTFINLLSEYPDTLIARKKGIDISKMVSEKAKGVLNDFTKENVIDFDKFLSKDGNKLNPGTTADLIASSLLIFLLDRISSEKTIIY